Proteins from one Terriglobia bacterium genomic window:
- a CDS encoding transposase, producing MSRPDHIHLYTSMPPTISIADLVNALKANSMRWIRQTFPNRKWFSWQEGYAAFSVCNSLEQAVIEYIRNQDEHHKRRNFQEELLDLLDRHGIEYDPRYVFD from the coding sequence GTGAGCCGGCCGGATCACATCCATCTGTACACCTCCATGCCGCCGACGATTTCCATTGCCGATTTGGTGAACGCACTCAAGGCCAATTCGATGCGATGGATCCGACAGACTTTCCCGAATCGGAAGTGGTTCTCGTGGCAGGAGGGATACGCGGCGTTCAGCGTCTGCAATTCTCTGGAGCAGGCTGTCATTGAATATATTCGCAATCAGGACGAGCATCACAAGCGACGGAATTTTCAGGAAGAGCTCCTTGATCTGCTTGATCGCCACGGAATCGAATATGATCCGAGATATGTTTTTGATTGA
- a CDS encoding VWA domain-containing protein, whose amino-acid sequence MPLAGKHALILGLASGAILLGLAAANDLIQKKTGSEPTFRIEVDTVSLPVVVTTRDNRRITDLKREDFQVFEDGVPQEIMGFAAVDEPVSVTLVLDTSGSTESQLKRIQDEAIRFVNLLHRNDSVAVLSFADKVKLQADFSIDRSKCERGIRGTLPGGLTALHDAVYLALKEVLGPIPERKALVLFTDGVDNRSFAVSAEETLELAREAKVIIYSVYFNTEAERNKRAPRLTFPPIQRDRHEEAAAGHDYLMELAQCSGGLVFDATKMGDLGPAFRNIAQELSCLYSIGYNPTNTTRNGQFRTVTVKLKKPGLAARTIKGYFPRKDK is encoded by the coding sequence ATGCCACTTGCCGGAAAGCACGCATTGATTTTGGGATTGGCGTCCGGGGCCATTTTGCTTGGTCTCGCGGCCGCAAATGACTTAATACAGAAAAAGACGGGAAGCGAACCGACTTTTCGAATCGAAGTCGACACGGTCTCCCTTCCCGTCGTTGTCACGACCCGGGACAACAGGCGCATAACCGATCTCAAGAGAGAGGATTTTCAGGTATTTGAGGATGGCGTCCCGCAGGAAATCATGGGTTTTGCCGCCGTCGACGAACCTGTCTCTGTCACGCTGGTGCTGGATACCAGCGGGAGCACGGAGTCCCAGTTGAAGCGGATTCAGGACGAGGCCATTCGATTCGTCAACCTGCTCCATCGCAACGACTCGGTGGCTGTCCTTTCGTTCGCAGATAAAGTCAAATTGCAGGCGGATTTCAGCATCGATCGGAGCAAGTGCGAACGGGGGATCAGGGGGACTCTCCCTGGGGGATTGACCGCCTTACATGACGCAGTCTATCTCGCGCTCAAAGAAGTACTGGGGCCAATTCCGGAACGCAAGGCGCTCGTGCTTTTTACCGACGGCGTGGATAATCGAAGCTTCGCGGTATCGGCAGAAGAGACGCTCGAGCTGGCCAGGGAAGCCAAGGTAATCATTTACAGCGTTTATTTCAATACTGAGGCAGAACGGAACAAACGTGCCCCTCGCCTCACTTTTCCGCCGATTCAACGCGATCGCCATGAAGAGGCTGCCGCCGGGCATGACTACTTGATGGAGCTTGCGCAGTGCAGCGGCGGTCTCGTGTTCGACGCCACCAAAATGGGCGACCTGGGTCCCGCCTTCAGGAATATTGCCCAGGAACTTTCGTGCCTGTACAGCATCGGCTACAATCCCACCAACACCACTCGCAACGGGCAATTTCGTACGGTGACAGTCAAATTGAAGAAGCCCGGCCTCGCCGCCCGCACCATAAAGGGCTATTTCCCTCGCAAAGACAAGTGA
- a CDS encoding protease inhibitor I42 family protein: MRVMVLTVLAALTIALIAGAAQDPRTLRPVIVTELDAGKTVRVELRGSLVVRLSSNPTTGYQWQVVKSDPAYLQPGSRQGFFEPDPAGGLGAGGRQAFTYKAIRQGNTRLIFHYRRPWEEQDPIRTFTINVQIISLRLLRE, from the coding sequence ATGCGAGTCATGGTTTTGACGGTTTTGGCGGCGCTTACCATCGCTCTGATTGCAGGAGCCGCACAAGATCCCCGGACGTTACGGCCGGTTATAGTGACCGAACTGGACGCGGGTAAAACGGTGCGTGTTGAATTGCGGGGGAGCCTGGTGGTACGGCTGTCATCCAATCCTACGACCGGATACCAGTGGCAAGTGGTGAAATCCGATCCTGCCTATTTGCAGCCAGGCAGCAGACAGGGCTTTTTCGAGCCGGACCCAGCAGGGGGCTTGGGGGCCGGCGGAAGGCAGGCGTTCACTTATAAGGCAATTCGGCAGGGAAATACCCGGCTGATCTTCCATTACCGTCGCCCCTGGGAGGAACAAGATCCCATCCGCACTTTCACAATTAATGTTCAAATCATTTCTTTGCGACTGCTTCGGGAATAA
- a CDS encoding LytTR family DNA-binding domain-containing protein: MRVLIVDDEAPARLRLRQMLAAHADVEVAGEAETGVQAMELAVRLKPDAILLDIQMPGCTGIDVAACLPAPRPHIIFCTAYEQHAVDAFELNAIDYLLKPISRARLGQALERVRSLAPDSHEEALDQAARKQRSGPARFLVRSGAHYVVVGEARVLYFFSEGGLTRLIAENAQYWMDPTLNELEQRLDSCRFMRISRAALINLNAVTEVHPSPGGSGEVMLKNGQRLEVSRRRFRDLLQALAGPA, from the coding sequence ATGCGCGTTCTGATCGTGGATGATGAGGCGCCGGCGCGGCTCCGGCTGCGCCAGATGCTGGCGGCGCACGCGGATGTGGAGGTCGCGGGGGAAGCGGAAACTGGAGTGCAGGCCATGGAGCTGGCAGTCCGGCTCAAACCTGACGCGATTCTCCTCGACATCCAGATGCCCGGATGCACCGGCATCGACGTGGCCGCCTGCCTTCCCGCGCCCCGCCCCCACATCATCTTCTGCACGGCTTACGAGCAGCATGCTGTCGACGCGTTTGAACTGAACGCCATCGATTACCTGTTGAAGCCGATCAGCCGAGCGCGGCTGGGGCAGGCATTGGAACGTGTCCGGTCCCTGGCACCGGATTCCCATGAGGAGGCGCTCGATCAGGCCGCGCGCAAGCAGCGATCGGGCCCGGCACGATTCCTGGTGCGCAGCGGCGCGCATTACGTGGTGGTCGGCGAGGCGCGCGTGCTCTACTTTTTTTCGGAGGGCGGCCTGACCCGTCTGATCGCCGAAAATGCCCAGTACTGGATGGATCCGACGCTCAACGAACTGGAACAGCGGCTCGACTCCTGCCGCTTTATGCGCATATCACGAGCTGCTTTGATCAACCTGAATGCGGTGACGGAAGTCCATCCTTCGCCCGGCGGGTCGGGCGAAGTGATGCTCAAGAACGGCCAGCGCCTCGAGGTCAGCCGCCGCCGGTTCCGCGATCTGCTCCAAGCCCTCGCCGGGCCCGCGTAA
- a CDS encoding histidine kinase produces MPGYRLLYLASLVTFTFGALSLSVLTLGYWRERRLRRQHGGGWVFPVFTVVCAAAFLINLLLQIVTAQGTDAWWVTGLIFALQLVAGLLPAVLLHLIYEEEARELPGRRLWPHMLSAFYAVCVLAALANGLNNADLLSAYWGDKLDNAPVLTLGAAAALGLWVQFLSRRLLSPVERRHRLWIRALLFLTLVCVAVNWARPGPFVSLLPDYLLLSFFCVTLYYKERPVFFDLLIKRGAFFAIALVGLILFFMAEGRIFDRFSADWSRPWICALVLVPFWLMGPRIYASLERFIDRVWLRRRYSPADAERQFVRDVQLAATEEELRRRTAESLSRIFQAPAEVRFGSPDGDCPNSGLEAELVLNGARGGSVILAARSNAIPYMSDDRRLLQSLAHTLSVVLENVRFREQRRQQENREQRLRWLASRAQLRALRAQINPHFLFNALNAIAGLIHDQPRLADETIEQLAEVFRYTLRASEKEWVRLEEELEFVAAYLRVEQARFGPRLHVEFNVDPAAAALPIPAMTIQPLVENAIRHGASAVEGRGIVGVRTSVDEQALWVEIFDNGPGFPAGFTLEEPADGNAASGHGLRNVVERLRGYYGNAAELRWEYGQNGTRVFLRAPLLPVSEFAGSDGIDARSDRG; encoded by the coding sequence ATGCCAGGCTACAGGCTTCTCTACCTCGCCTCGCTCGTCACCTTCACTTTTGGCGCCCTAAGCCTGTCTGTGCTTACCTTGGGGTACTGGCGCGAACGGAGGCTGCGCCGGCAGCATGGCGGCGGGTGGGTGTTTCCCGTGTTCACCGTCGTTTGTGCCGCCGCTTTCCTTATCAATCTGCTGCTGCAGATCGTCACTGCGCAGGGGACGGATGCCTGGTGGGTAACGGGGCTGATCTTTGCGCTGCAACTGGTGGCTGGCCTTTTGCCTGCAGTCCTGCTCCATCTTATTTACGAAGAGGAAGCCCGGGAACTGCCGGGCCGCCGCCTCTGGCCGCACATGCTGTCTGCGTTCTATGCAGTCTGCGTGCTGGCCGCACTTGCGAACGGCCTGAACAATGCCGATCTGCTGTCCGCCTATTGGGGCGATAAGCTGGACAATGCCCCGGTTCTGACTCTGGGAGCAGCTGCAGCTCTGGGGCTGTGGGTGCAGTTCCTGTCCAGGCGGCTGCTCTCGCCGGTGGAGCGCCGCCACCGGTTGTGGATTCGGGCCTTGCTCTTTCTGACGCTCGTGTGCGTGGCCGTCAATTGGGCGCGGCCTGGTCCGTTCGTGAGCCTCCTGCCGGACTACCTGTTGCTCAGCTTCTTCTGCGTGACCTTGTATTATAAGGAGCGGCCGGTCTTTTTTGACTTGCTGATCAAACGCGGGGCTTTTTTTGCGATAGCCCTCGTGGGCCTGATCCTTTTCTTCATGGCCGAGGGACGCATCTTCGACCGCTTCTCCGCAGATTGGAGCCGGCCGTGGATCTGCGCCCTTGTTCTGGTGCCTTTCTGGCTGATGGGACCGCGGATTTATGCGAGTCTCGAGCGGTTTATCGACCGGGTCTGGTTGCGCCGCCGCTACTCCCCTGCGGATGCGGAGCGGCAATTTGTCCGTGACGTGCAGCTTGCCGCCACCGAAGAGGAACTCCGCCGCCGCACGGCGGAGAGTCTGAGCCGCATTTTTCAGGCGCCGGCGGAAGTCCGGTTCGGGTCGCCGGACGGCGATTGCCCGAACAGCGGACTCGAGGCAGAGCTTGTGCTGAACGGTGCGCGCGGGGGCTCGGTGATTTTGGCCGCGAGGTCGAATGCCATCCCTTATATGAGTGACGACCGGCGCCTCCTCCAGTCTCTGGCGCACACCCTGAGTGTTGTCCTCGAGAATGTCCGGTTCCGCGAGCAGCGCCGCCAGCAGGAAAATCGCGAGCAAAGACTCCGTTGGCTCGCGAGCCGTGCCCAACTGAGGGCATTGCGGGCTCAGATCAACCCGCATTTCCTGTTCAACGCCCTGAACGCCATCGCCGGCCTGATTCACGACCAGCCGCGGTTGGCCGATGAAACGATCGAGCAACTCGCTGAGGTATTTCGCTATACCTTGCGCGCGTCGGAAAAGGAATGGGTGAGGCTCGAGGAGGAACTGGAGTTCGTGGCCGCCTACCTGCGCGTCGAGCAGGCGCGTTTCGGACCGCGCCTGCACGTGGAATTCAACGTGGACCCGGCCGCCGCTGCCTTGCCCATTCCTGCCATGACGATACAGCCCCTGGTCGAGAATGCCATCAGGCATGGCGCCTCGGCAGTGGAGGGCCGCGGGATCGTGGGCGTGCGCACATCAGTTGACGAACAGGCACTATGGGTCGAGATCTTCGACAACGGGCCCGGCTTCCCGGCTGGCTTTACCTTGGAGGAACCTGCTGATGGGAACGCGGCCTCAGGACACGGCCTGCGCAACGTAGTCGAAAGATTGAGGGGCTATTATGGCAATGCCGCAGAATTGCGGTGGGAATACGGGCAGAACGGCACCCGGGTCTTTCTGAGGGCGCCGCTTCTGCCCGTGTCGGAGTTCGCCGGGAGCGATGGAATTGATGCGCGTTCTGATCGTGGATGA
- a CDS encoding VWA domain-containing protein: MRCLRRIVLFSVVTLPVSMHSRITAQDQRSGQAGTIRVRVRLIPVDVIVTDSHDRPVTDLKQENFQIFENGRPQQIRHFSIQTFSAATAAPEQPAQLRTVATLDLAPQDARTFVILLGRGRHGLNAVDGLIRFVRDDLLPQDRVAVRAFNRSSDFTTDHEQVVQILERYKKVNDEIESFLKLYGGFVPRFRKSYQPKIDSIFDGDIKRQLPSGPKMENFAVNPDGESPASHDLEVDTPSSDPVAWSGSADQETPAGRQGQLLEPQRIVDPFDELESEFFTLGLGSAFYPLMTMSIFDINNIYNCIQHMSFMQGEKHLLYFTANGIILPYGDTRNEEAIAAFANAARVAIDIFHTNGLVNFSQPPVGTRSGQPPMIPPIWGYTVGVQGIRNLSQLTGGRVAVFENLAKALDRINEITRVEYLLGYYPADEHWDGKYHSIKVKVNRPNLKVSFRHGYNATDDVQPVDRGEFLSTNRIIAAGASTRDFTGIAFTAGTSLTSGADGRPQLAVNLNIDLSTVGLKIVDTLRTGKLRIAIFYADAKQHYLGEEWKTMDLQLRENGYQGFMQSGIPCAIPIPLKAQKGFLKVVVYDMITEQAGSKVIKY, from the coding sequence ATGCGCTGTTTGCGACGCATCGTCTTGTTTTCAGTGGTCACGCTGCCGGTTTCCATGCATAGCCGAATCACAGCCCAGGATCAGCGCTCCGGCCAGGCGGGAACCATCCGGGTCCGAGTCCGGCTGATTCCGGTGGATGTGATCGTCACCGATTCTCACGACCGGCCGGTCACGGATCTCAAGCAGGAGAACTTCCAGATCTTCGAGAACGGGAGGCCTCAGCAGATCCGGCATTTCTCGATCCAAACGTTCTCGGCCGCTACGGCGGCACCCGAGCAGCCCGCGCAGCTGCGCACCGTCGCAACGCTCGACCTTGCCCCCCAGGATGCGCGCACCTTTGTGATCCTGCTGGGCCGGGGACGACATGGGCTGAATGCCGTGGACGGCTTGATCCGGTTTGTTCGCGACGACCTTCTCCCCCAGGACCGTGTGGCAGTGCGCGCCTTCAACCGTTCCAGCGATTTCACGACTGACCACGAACAGGTCGTACAGATACTCGAACGTTATAAAAAGGTGAACGACGAAATCGAATCCTTTCTGAAGCTCTATGGAGGTTTCGTCCCAAGGTTTCGCAAGTCGTATCAGCCTAAAATTGACTCAATCTTCGACGGGGACATCAAGCGCCAGCTGCCTTCGGGCCCGAAAATGGAGAACTTTGCCGTGAATCCCGATGGCGAGAGCCCGGCAAGTCACGACCTTGAAGTGGATACGCCGTCGTCCGATCCGGTTGCGTGGAGCGGGAGTGCTGATCAGGAGACTCCAGCCGGGAGACAAGGTCAACTACTGGAACCGCAGCGGATCGTAGACCCGTTCGATGAGCTTGAAAGCGAGTTTTTTACCCTGGGCCTGGGCAGTGCGTTTTATCCACTCATGACTATGAGCATTTTCGACATTAACAACATTTATAATTGCATCCAGCACATGAGCTTCATGCAGGGAGAAAAACACCTGCTCTACTTCACCGCGAATGGGATCATTCTCCCCTACGGCGACACCCGGAATGAAGAAGCCATCGCGGCCTTCGCTAACGCAGCCCGTGTTGCCATCGACATCTTCCATACCAACGGCCTGGTCAACTTCTCCCAGCCTCCAGTCGGTACGCGGTCGGGTCAGCCGCCCATGATCCCACCTATTTGGGGTTACACGGTCGGGGTGCAAGGCATCAGAAACCTCTCGCAACTCACCGGAGGCAGAGTGGCGGTCTTTGAGAATCTCGCCAAGGCGCTCGACCGCATCAACGAAATCACCCGGGTCGAGTACCTGCTGGGCTATTATCCGGCGGACGAGCATTGGGACGGCAAATACCACAGCATCAAGGTAAAAGTGAACCGCCCGAACCTGAAGGTATCCTTCCGGCATGGATATAACGCCACCGATGATGTGCAGCCCGTGGATCGCGGGGAATTTCTGTCCACCAACCGGATCATCGCTGCCGGCGCGAGTACTCGAGATTTTACCGGCATTGCCTTTACCGCCGGTACGTCTTTGACGAGCGGCGCTGACGGCCGGCCTCAGCTTGCGGTCAACCTGAACATCGATCTCTCGACCGTCGGGCTCAAGATCGTTGACACCCTGCGCACGGGCAAACTGCGCATCGCCATCTTCTATGCGGACGCGAAACAGCACTATCTCGGTGAGGAGTGGAAGACGATGGATCTGCAACTGCGCGAGAATGGCTATCAGGGCTTCATGCAGTCTGGAATCCCGTGTGCCATACCGATTCCACTCAAGGCGCAGAAGGGATTTCTCAAGGTGGTGGTTTACGACATGATCACCGAACAGGCGGGGAGCAAGGTCATCAAATATTAG
- a CDS encoding transcriptional modulator of MazE/toxin MazF, with product MLVRLTMITSAQNAPWPLDIEIQDLAAAGLPAPSLVRMKLFTLDHRLVEGILGHLSERDSLLVVKSLRRLFES from the coding sequence ATGCTGGTGAGGTTGACGATGATCACAAGCGCCCAAAATGCTCCCTGGCCCCTGGATATCGAGATTCAGGATTTGGCTGCCGCCGGCCTGCCGGCGCCGTCTCTGGTGCGCATGAAGCTCTTTACGCTCGACCACAGGTTGGTCGAGGGGATATTGGGCCACCTTTCGGAGCGGGACAGCTTGCTTGTAGTTAAATCCCTGCGCAGACTTTTCGAATCCTAG
- a CDS encoding right-handed parallel beta-helix repeat-containing protein — MDGIKSSYIPALMISNEDGRALKEFMPSNSAAMEINGSTILSKLATRGRVLSAFSAKGPSLEFGLKPDLLAVGEFVYSATLNSNSRGDPYPTPQFTNASGTSFSAPMVAGAAAVLKQMFPGFTPQEVKSVLTETASRNLSRLDGTTVPNIMEAGSGLLDMERASTAGAVISPGNLNFGVRGYSTTISLQNSITIKNISSTSDQFTITVEPMVAGPAFSLSADSTGPLPPGGSESIEVKLTATAPMSGGFQGFIAVQSTGTSSVYRVPYWAGVYVPDSSRVLTVAKTAKATDTIFNTLDDALAQARPGNIIEIADSETYWSGQVLATNRDGLPLHGVTIRAAAGKNPVLKGSGATAGLRVLGLQNLLLQGITLQEGDVGIWVTQLSASSLSSVTIDHCTISNMADFSSSSGVVVDGGATVNITQSIISGSTGPGILALEGSQITLSGTTLDKNGDGGITAHHSNVQILRSTISNHTKAGATLESCSGTIDESNFVKNTGSTSDGLALLGGRFTITNSTFDSNTRAGIGLFQSAVATIAGNIIRSNVQYGILTNPASVRIEANLIKLSGAVGVYIKDSDSASLVNNIVTSQVGSNSWLGAPPFSSDRLNVVQFINNTCIAGSTTWVRLAGFNSIFETQTSQLVDALSDNYDIRPTYYSRDVDQGDNGAPGLPFLDYKQHLRVAGAGSRAGEGKVDLGAIEMGSNYPLVFPLLANGNLPALGDDLTTGLAVVNTGTASANVRFSAYGESGEFLGGNTLTVAAGAQVPVLGYQLFGFDPGKSQLGAVLADSDQKLAGFFMVFDREFKRFADGVDVAGEAATDLLLMRHIAGTATRTTYFLFNPGVNPATVDATLYAASGSAAGSPQSSVIAPKGLCVFSFDGIAASAGYVKIRSDRPISGLELFGDTQGMSALKAVSPGSDGRLYFPHFAVNQGYATNIGIINSGDDFAHLVLTAYTSDGYILGKPVNRELWGRAQLLEPVANLFGMESGTLFTGYVVVQSDRAGLVGFTDFRYDDGRVQSGAAVPAASIPRQKLIFSHIAHQVAAGAGGNYQTGIALLNPFGVPVQYTIRVFDGQGNKVAEATDTIGKNEKIAKILSYPVAGAGFFTKPLPLGSGHVEVTSDYGLLGFELFFTEDMSQLASVPAQIVR; from the coding sequence ATGGATGGCATTAAATCCTCATACATTCCAGCGCTGATGATCTCCAATGAGGACGGGCGGGCATTGAAGGAGTTCATGCCCTCGAATTCTGCCGCGATGGAGATTAATGGCAGCACAATTCTGTCCAAGCTGGCCACCAGGGGACGTGTCCTCTCAGCATTCAGCGCCAAGGGCCCGAGCCTGGAATTCGGGCTCAAGCCGGATCTTTTGGCCGTGGGAGAGTTCGTCTATTCCGCTACATTGAACAGCAATTCCAGAGGCGATCCGTACCCAACCCCGCAGTTTACCAACGCAAGCGGGACCAGTTTTTCTGCGCCCATGGTGGCCGGCGCCGCGGCCGTGTTGAAACAGATGTTTCCCGGCTTTACCCCCCAGGAAGTGAAGTCCGTCCTCACTGAAACCGCGAGCCGCAACCTGAGCAGGCTGGACGGCACCACGGTCCCGAACATCATGGAGGCAGGAAGCGGGCTTCTCGACATGGAGAGGGCATCGACCGCCGGCGCTGTCATCTCTCCCGGCAACCTGAACTTCGGAGTCAGGGGGTATTCGACTACCATAAGCCTGCAGAACTCGATCACGATCAAGAACATCTCCTCGACGAGCGACCAATTCACGATAACTGTAGAACCGATGGTGGCAGGACCGGCTTTCTCCCTGAGCGCCGACAGCACCGGGCCGCTGCCCCCTGGCGGAAGTGAAAGCATCGAGGTAAAGCTTACGGCAACCGCTCCCATGTCGGGCGGCTTTCAGGGGTTCATCGCCGTCCAGAGCACCGGGACCTCCTCCGTGTATCGGGTCCCATATTGGGCCGGGGTCTATGTTCCCGACAGCTCCCGCGTTCTCACGGTAGCCAAAACGGCGAAAGCGACTGACACCATTTTCAACACTCTCGATGATGCCTTAGCCCAGGCACGTCCCGGCAACATCATCGAGATTGCCGACTCCGAGACCTACTGGAGCGGCCAGGTCCTGGCGACGAATCGCGACGGTCTCCCTCTGCACGGCGTCACGATCCGGGCTGCTGCCGGCAAAAACCCGGTCTTGAAAGGGAGCGGAGCGACCGCCGGCTTGAGGGTCCTTGGCTTGCAGAATCTTCTGCTGCAAGGCATCACCCTACAGGAAGGCGACGTCGGCATCTGGGTTACGCAACTGTCCGCTTCTTCTTTGAGTTCGGTGACCATCGACCACTGCACAATTTCCAATATGGCGGACTTCAGTTCTTCGAGCGGCGTGGTGGTCGATGGCGGAGCGACCGTCAATATCACCCAGTCGATCATCTCTGGATCCACCGGACCGGGAATTCTGGCACTCGAAGGCAGTCAGATCACACTCAGCGGAACCACGCTGGACAAGAACGGGGACGGTGGGATCACCGCACATCACTCGAATGTTCAGATCCTGAGGTCGACGATTTCCAACCATACCAAGGCCGGGGCGACTTTGGAATCCTGTTCGGGCACGATCGACGAAAGCAACTTCGTGAAGAACACGGGCTCCACCAGCGACGGCCTTGCGCTTCTGGGCGGGCGATTCACCATCACCAACAGCACCTTTGATTCGAACACGAGGGCGGGAATCGGGCTGTTCCAGTCGGCTGTTGCTACAATCGCCGGAAATATCATTCGCTCCAACGTCCAATACGGCATACTGACCAACCCTGCCAGTGTGCGCATAGAGGCGAATCTCATCAAACTTTCGGGCGCAGTGGGCGTCTATATCAAGGACTCTGATTCCGCATCCCTGGTCAACAATATCGTTACCTCACAAGTTGGAAGTAACTCGTGGCTGGGAGCTCCGCCCTTCAGCTCTGATCGGCTGAATGTCGTCCAGTTTATCAATAACACTTGCATCGCTGGAAGCACAACGTGGGTTCGTCTTGCAGGTTTCAACAGCATTTTTGAAACGCAAACATCCCAGTTGGTAGATGCATTATCAGACAATTATGATATAAGACCAACTTATTACAGCAGGGATGTGGATCAAGGAGATAATGGCGCCCCCGGGTTGCCCTTTCTCGACTACAAGCAACACCTGCGCGTTGCGGGCGCCGGAAGCAGGGCGGGTGAGGGGAAGGTGGACCTGGGCGCCATCGAGATGGGATCCAACTACCCCCTGGTATTCCCATTATTGGCGAACGGGAACCTGCCTGCACTCGGAGATGATCTGACTACCGGACTGGCGGTCGTGAATACCGGGACTGCCAGCGCCAACGTGAGATTTTCGGCCTATGGCGAATCTGGAGAATTCCTGGGAGGCAACACCCTCACGGTGGCTGCCGGGGCTCAGGTCCCAGTCCTCGGATATCAGCTGTTCGGCTTCGATCCGGGAAAATCGCAACTGGGAGCGGTTTTGGCTGACTCGGACCAGAAGCTGGCCGGTTTCTTCATGGTCTTCGACCGGGAGTTCAAACGGTTTGCCGACGGAGTCGACGTTGCGGGCGAGGCTGCGACCGATCTGCTGCTGATGCGGCACATCGCCGGCACCGCGACCAGGACGACCTATTTCCTTTTCAATCCGGGTGTCAACCCCGCGACCGTGGACGCAACCTTGTATGCGGCTTCAGGGAGTGCTGCCGGAAGTCCCCAGAGCAGCGTCATCGCGCCGAAAGGGCTGTGTGTATTCTCTTTCGACGGGATCGCGGCTTCCGCGGGATATGTGAAGATTCGGTCGGATCGGCCCATATCGGGCCTCGAGCTTTTTGGAGATACCCAGGGGATGTCGGCCTTGAAAGCCGTCTCGCCCGGCTCGGATGGGCGCCTGTATTTCCCGCATTTCGCCGTGAACCAGGGGTATGCCACCAACATCGGAATCATAAATTCGGGCGACGATTTCGCACATCTTGTTTTGACCGCCTACACGAGCGACGGCTACATCCTCGGAAAGCCTGTAAATCGGGAGCTGTGGGGCAGAGCCCAGTTGCTCGAACCCGTAGCGAACCTTTTCGGGATGGAAAGCGGCACACTTTTCACGGGCTATGTGGTCGTGCAGAGCGACCGGGCAGGACTGGTCGGTTTTACCGACTTTCGCTATGATGACGGCCGCGTTCAGTCCGGAGCCGCAGTTCCGGCCGCCTCCATCCCGAGACAGAAGCTGATCTTCTCGCACATCGCGCACCAGGTGGCTGCGGGGGCCGGGGGCAACTACCAGACCGGCATTGCCCTGCTGAATCCCTTCGGCGTTCCGGTGCAGTACACCATTCGAGTTTTTGACGGCCAGGGGAACAAAGTGGCCGAGGCGACGGACACGATCGGCAAGAATGAAAAGATCGCGAAAATTCTGAGCTATCCCGTCGCCGGGGCAGGCTTTTTTACCAAACCCCTGCCTTTGGGGAGCGGACACGTCGAAGTCACTTCAGACTACGGGCTGCTCGGCTTCGAGCTGTTCTTCACGGAGGACATGTCGCAGCTTGCCAGCGTCCCTGCGCAAATCGTCAGGTGA
- the pdxT gene encoding pyridoxal 5'-phosphate synthase glutaminase subunit PdxT has translation MRIGVLALQGAFVEHIRVLKSLGVDTAEVRKPGQLSNLDGLILPGGESTTFGRLATTFGLMEPMRAFCSSGKPVWGTCAGMILLAKDAGCDQPRIGALDVKVERNAFGRQVESFEADLDIPVLTPPAPFHCVFIRAPLIASAGIGVEVLARLPDGTIVAARQNNVLATSFHPELTNDNRFHRFSIEA, from the coding sequence ATGAGAATCGGAGTTCTGGCGCTTCAGGGCGCGTTTGTTGAACACATCCGGGTATTGAAATCCCTGGGCGTCGATACGGCGGAAGTGCGCAAGCCCGGGCAGCTCTCCAACTTGGACGGGTTGATCCTTCCCGGTGGGGAAAGCACGACCTTCGGCAGGCTGGCAACGACCTTTGGACTGATGGAGCCGATGCGCGCATTCTGCAGTTCCGGCAAACCGGTGTGGGGCACCTGTGCCGGCATGATTCTGCTCGCAAAAGACGCGGGATGCGATCAGCCCCGTATCGGCGCCCTGGATGTAAAGGTTGAGCGCAATGCGTTCGGCCGGCAGGTGGAGAGTTTCGAAGCCGACCTCGATATTCCCGTGTTGACGCCACCGGCGCCGTTTCACTGCGTTTTCATCCGCGCCCCCCTGATCGCAAGCGCCGGCATCGGGGTCGAAGTCCTGGCCAGGCTGCCTGACGGCACGATTGTCGCCGCGCGCCAAAACAACGTGCTCGCGACATCGTTTCATCCTGAGCTGACGAACGACAATCGGTTCCATCGTTTCTCCATCGAGGCGTGA